The following proteins are co-located in the bacterium genome:
- a CDS encoding branched-chain amino acid ABC transporter permease gives MDLFLAAAVGGLVMGLVYALVSLGLGLIWGVMDVINFAHAEYMMLAMYAMFFANRWFGLTPPGGLLVIVPLAFVAGVATYRVLIRRVVQAPPVTQIFTTFGLLFFLRYLAFAAFGPNYRGIVWPAASGAVVIAGVPVGGEKVAAALAALVTYALLHAWLRGTKTGKALQATAQNPLAALALGIEVERMYALAWGLSIASAAVAGVFLLPFYQASPTVADAFVLIAFASVVLGGFGSLLGPLVGGVAIGLIEGIAGTLLSPTFKLVFVFAAFLLVLFVRPTGLLGRATP, from the coding sequence GTGGACCTCTTCCTCGCCGCCGCGGTCGGCGGGCTCGTGATGGGGCTCGTTTACGCGCTCGTGTCGCTCGGCCTCGGCCTTATCTGGGGCGTCATGGACGTCATCAATTTCGCCCACGCCGAGTACATGATGCTCGCGATGTACGCGATGTTCTTCGCGAACCGGTGGTTCGGCCTCACACCGCCGGGCGGCCTCCTGGTGATTGTGCCGCTGGCCTTCGTCGCCGGCGTCGCGACGTACCGGGTGCTGATCCGCCGCGTGGTGCAGGCGCCGCCCGTGACGCAGATTTTCACGACGTTCGGCCTCTTGTTCTTCCTCCGCTACCTCGCTTTCGCGGCGTTCGGACCGAATTACCGCGGGATCGTGTGGCCCGCCGCGTCTGGCGCCGTCGTCATCGCGGGCGTGCCGGTCGGCGGGGAGAAGGTGGCGGCGGCGCTCGCGGCGCTGGTGACGTACGCGCTGCTCCACGCGTGGCTGCGCGGCACCAAGACCGGCAAGGCGCTCCAGGCCACCGCGCAGAATCCGCTGGCGGCGCTGGCCTTGGGGATCGAGGTCGAGCGAATGTACGCGCTCGCGTGGGGCCTCAGCATCGCCAGCGCCGCGGTGGCGGGTGTGTTTCTCCTGCCCTTCTATCAGGCGAGCCCCACCGTCGCCGACGCGTTCGTGCTGATCGCGTTCGCGAGCGTCGTGCTCGGTGGATTCGGCAGCCTGCTGGGACCGCTCGTCGGTGGGGTCGCGATCGGCCTGATCGAGGGCATCGCGGGGACCCTGCTCTCGCCAACGTTCAAACTCGTGTTTGTGTTCGCGGCGTTTCTGCTCGTCCTATTCGTCCGGCCGACGGGCCTGCTCGGCCGCGCGACGCCGTGA